From Nymphaea colorata isolate Beijing-Zhang1983 chromosome 6, ASM883128v2, whole genome shotgun sequence, a single genomic window includes:
- the LOC116256164 gene encoding sugar transport protein MST4, with protein MPAAGFSAPARTGGVQFEGKITPIVIVSCIMAATGGLMFGYDVGISGGVTSMDDFLKKFFPTVYKRTKAKGGGNDSNYCQYDNQGLQLFTSSLYLAGLTATFFASYTTRKLGRKLTMLMASIFFLIGVVLNAAAQEIVMLIIGRILLGCGVGFANQAVPLFLSEIAPTRIRGGLNILFQLNVTIGILFANLVNYGTSRIHPWGWRVSLGLAGVPALLLLMGSLIVDDTPNSLIERGHLEKGKEVLKKIRGTQNVEAEFEEIVMASEAARQVHHPFRNLLQRRNRPQLVIAVWLQVFQQFTGINAIMFYAPVLFKTLGFGSDASLYSAVITGAVNVVSTLVSIYSVDKVGRRVLLLEAGVQMFISQVIISVLLGVKVKDQSNNLGHGMAILVVVFVCLFVSSFAWSWGPLGWLIPSETFPLETRSAGQSVTVCVNLLFTFVIAQSFLSMLCHLKYAIFAFFSAWVIIMSFFVLFLLPETKGVPIEEMAERVWMQHWFWRRFIDDGHHHHKVVELPQAAA; from the exons ATGCCGGCGGCAGGATTCTCGGCGCCGGCGAGGACCGGAGGGGTCCAGTTCGAGGGGAAGATCACTCCGATTGTTATTGTTTCCTGCATCATGGCTGCCACTGGCGGGCTAATGTTTGGATACGACGTCGGGATTTCAG GTGGCGTCACGTCCATGGATGACTTCCTGAAAAAGTTTTTCCCGACGGTGTACAAGAGGACAAAGGCGAAAGGCGGAGGCAACGACAGCAACTACTGCCAGTACGACAACCAGGGGCTGCAGCTCTTCACATCCTCCCTCTACCTGGCGGGGCTGACCGCCACCTTCTTCGCGTCCTATACGACCAGGAAGCTGGGCCGCAAGCTCACCATGCTCATGgcctccatcttcttcctcatcgGCGTCGTGCTGAACGCCGCGGCCCAGGAAATCGTCATGCTCATCATCGGCAGGATCCTGCTGGGCTGTGGCGTCGGCTTCGCCAATCAG GCGGTGCCGCTGTTCCTATCAGAGATCGCACCCACCAGGATCCGTGGAGGGCTCAACATCCTCTTCCAGCTCAACGTCACCATCGGCATCCTCTTTGCCAACCTTGTCAACTACGGCACCTCCAG GATCCATCCGTGGGGTTGGAGGGTGTCGCTGGGGCTGGCCGGAGTGCCGGCACTGCTGCTGCTAATGGGCTCTCTCATAGTGGACGACACCCCCAACAGCCTCATCGAGAGGGGACACCTCGAGAAGGGCAAGGAGGTGCTGAAGAAGATCCGCGGCACCCAGAACGTTGAGGCCGAGTTCGAGGAGATCGTGATGGCGAGTGAGGCAGCCAGGCAGGTGCACCACCCTTTCCGCAACCTTCTCCAGAGGCGCAACCGCCCGCAGCTGGTGATAGCCGTGTGGCTGCAAGTGTTTCAGCAGTTCACGGGCATCAACGCCATCATGTTCTACGCGCCCGTGCTTTTCAAGACTCTTGGCTTCGGCAGCGACGCTTCCCTCTACTCGGCCGTCATCACGGGCGCTGTCAACGTCGTCTCCACGCTCGTCTCCATCTACTCCGTCGACAAAGTTGGCCGTCGAGTCCTGCTTCTCGAGGCCGGCGTACAGATGTTCATCTCTCAG GTGATCATCTCGGTGCTGCTCGGTGTGAAGGTGAAGGACCAATCGAACAACTTGGGCCACGGGATGGCGATCCTGGTGGTGGTGTTTGTCTGTCTCTTCGTCTCGTCTTTTGCCTGGTCCTGGGGTCCCCTTGGCTGGCTCATCCCCAGCGAGACCTTCCCCTTGGAGACTCGGTCGGCAGGCCAGAGCGTCACCGTCTGCGTCAACCTTCTCTTCACCTTCGTCATTGCCCAGTCCTTCCTCTCCATGCTCTGCCACCTCAAGTACGCCATCTTCGCCTTCTTCTCCGCCTGGGTCATAATCATGTCTTTCTtcgtcctcttcctcctccccgaGACCAAGGGCGTGCCTATTGAGGAAATGGCCGAGCGCGTGTGGATGCAGCACTGGTTCTGGAGGCGCTTCATCGACGATGGCCATCACCATCACAAGGTTGTGGAACTCCCCCAGGCTGCCGCTTGA